The DNA segment GGACGCATCAAGGAAGAGTACCGCGGCGAACGGGTGACCTCCCTCATTATAGAGTTCACCGTCGAGGAAGGGCGCCTCGCCGAAGTGCTCGGCGTGTTGCGCGATGTGTCAGGCCGCCTGGATACCGTATTCGCATTGGACGTCATAGCGTGCTTCGACGAGCGCGGTGAGCTTCCGGTGTGGGACAGTTTGGTGGAGATGGGGTACCGTCCCCGACCCAATGCCAAGGTAAATCTGGGCCTGGGCCGCCCGGCAGCCTCGGCATTGGTTGAACTGGTTGCATCAGAGGTGAGTGGGCGATGACGCATTCCTTGCATCGGATCGGCAGTGAGGCCAGCTTGGAGCGTGACTACGTGGTGCTCATTACCCCGGCGGCGGGGATTAACCACGAAGGGTCGGCTGCGAAGCTGAAGGAGATTCTGGACTTTATCGCGCAACTGGGGCCGACGAACATCGGCGGGTACGAGACGGGGTCCATCTACGCGGGGTATGGAGTCGAGGACATTAAGCACGGGCTCGACCGGGCGGTGGTACCCAGGGTTCGTTGCTGCTTTTCTGACCTGGACAAGGTCAAGCGGTTGGTGGAATTCGTGCGTGCGCGCGACTACGGGCTCTCCGTAACTGTGAGCGGACTCGTGGCGAATGTGAGGAGGATGTGCGCGGAGCTGGGTGTAAGGCCACACTCGGTGAACCTTTCGCTGGGGTTCCACGGCAGAACGGATCTCCTGCCAGAGTCCGAAGTGTTGGAGATCGTAACCATGTGCGGTCACGGGATGCTGGGTCCCCGCTTCGTAAGTTCAGTCATGGACCGGGTCAGTTCGGGCCAGCTTTCGCCCCGGGAGGGGGCCCGGGAATTGGCGAGGCCGTGCGTCTGCGGCATTTTCAATGTGGACAGGGCAGAACAGCTGCTGACCAGGGTCTGCCAATGCTCCCAGCACCGCTGCTGACCTGGTGGGCCTGAAGGTGGTGCCGGATGAGCAATAGGGAATGCCGCGAGATGCGTGTTGGCTTCATCGGATTGGGGCAGATGGGGGGGCCCATGTGTCTGAACCTCTTGCGGGCCAGCCAGACAATCGTCGCGTACGATATCGTGACTGAGCGGCTGAACCCCATTGTTGGCGCTGGAGCGGAAGCCGGCAGAAGCCCGGCGGACGTCGCCTCCCGTACCGGGGTGACTGTCCTGTCCCTCCCGACTCCGGCTGCGGTGGTGGAGGTCGTGCGGGGGCCGGACGGTATCCTGGCCGGGGCCCGGGCCGGACACCTGGTGATAGACACCAGCAGCGTTTCCCCGTCCACCTCGCGCGAGATGGCGCAGGCCTGCCACGAGCGGGGGGTAAGGTACCTGGATGCCCCCGTGAGCGGCGGGGTGAGGGCCGCCGAGCAGGGAACCCTCACTATCATGGCGGGCGGGGAGAGGGAGGTGTTCGAGGCGGCCAAGCCCTGGCTCGAGATTTTGGGCAAGAAGATCTTTTACGTTGGTCGTTCCGGATCGGGCAGCATGATGAAGCTCATCAACCAGCTCCTGTTTCTCAGCGGCGTGGCCGCGGTTTGCGAGGCCGTCAATCTTGCCCGCAAGGCCGGCGTGGACGACGGTACCCTGTGGGAAGTGATTCCTGAGTGCTCGGGTGCCAGCTATGCCTTTGCCACCCGCCTCAAGAACTTCCTCATGCCTGGCAGTTTTGAGCCGGGCTTCAGCGTGGCTCTGGCCGCCAAGGATGCTGATTTGATCATGGCTGCGGCACGGGAGCTAGAGGCGCCGCTGCCACTTGGAGCCGAGGTGCACAGGTTGCTGCAGGCCGCCCAGCGAGCGGGGCTGGGAGGCAAGGACGTTTCCGCCCTTTCCCTCCTTCTGGTCGAACAGAAACAGTAGAGAGGTGGGCACCGATGGTGGTGAGGATTGAAGTCGACGAGCGCGCGTGCACCGGCTGCCGATTGTGTGAAGCCGTGTGTTCCTTTGCCCACGAGGGCGGTGTCGGACCGGCGCTGGCGCGGGTATGGGTGCTCAACACCGACCTGTGGGGTCCGCGGCGGGTGGTGGTGTGCCGGCAGTGCGCGGTTCCGGCGTGCGAAAAGGTCTGTCCGGTAGGGGCCATCAAGGTGGTGGCAGAAGAGTCCGTCCGCTACGTCGGGGTGGACCACGACCTCTGCGTGGGCTGTGGGGCCTGCGAGGATGCCTGCCCTTACGGCGCCATTGCCATGCATCCGGACAAGCCCTGGCCCATTAAGTGCGATCTCTGCGGCGGAGACCCCGCCTGCGTCAAGTACTGCGCGGCCGGGGCCCTCTCTTCGGCGACGGGTAGCGCTCCCGTGCGTGCGCGGGAGCGGAGGCTCCGGGTGGTCAAACGAGGCAGTTGACCCGTCGGGGTTACGGAGTGATTTCATGTGAAAGGTTTCGGGGTGAGGTGCAGATTCTTGTCAGAGTTCCGCGATGCAGCCGGCCGGTCCGAGATGGAGGTCGAGGTCGGGGCCGGCAGCTCAGTAGCCGACCTCATAGCGCGTCTGTGTTCTGAGCTGCCAGGCCTGCAGGTGCTGCTCGAGAGGGTGGGGGGCAGCAGCTCGCCCTCTTTCGCGGTGGCCGTGGACGGCGTGGAGGTTCCCGCCTCGCGTCGGCCCGAGACTGTGCTCCGGGAAGGCAGCGATGTGCTCTTTTTCTTCCCCGGCGTCGGGGGCTAAGGTGATTGCGGACGAGCTCACGAGGAGGAGTCAGATCATGCCCCGTTACGGCGGATATTGCGGGAAGATTCTCCGGGTGGATCTCAGCAACGGCACTTTCCGCGTCCAAGAACTCGACGAGCGTTGGCCCAAAGAGCTGATCGGGGGGAACGGCCTGGGAGCCAGCCTGCTTCTTGCGGAGACCCCGCCGCGGATCGATCCCCTTTCGCCGGAGAGCAGGGTATACCTGGTCACGGGGCCGCTCAACGGCACACCTCTCCCCATCGGTACGAAGTTCGGTTTCGTCTTCAAGTCTCCCCTGACCGACGGCTTCATGGATAGCTATGCAGGGGGCTTCCTCGGCGCCGAGCTGAAGTTCTGCGGCTTCGATGCCGTGGTGCTGGAAGGCAGGGCTCCGCACCCCGTGTACCTTTGGATCGACGACGGCAAGCCTAGTTTGCTGGATGCCCGCCACCTGTGGGGCAAGGACACCTACGAGACCTGCCGCCAGATCTGGGAAGATCACGGTGACCCCATGATCCGGGTGGCGGCCATAGGGCCTGCGGGTGAGAACCTGGTGCGCTACGCCTGTGTGATGGCGGAAGGGTTCCACGCTGCCGGCCGGGGTGGCCTGGGTGCGGTTTGGGGCTCCAAGAACCTGAAGGCCGTCGCCTTGCGGGGGGTCTCGGGTGCAGTCAGGGTGGCCGATCCGGCGGCGGTGAAGCGGTTGGCAGACGAGATTTACCAGGCCATCAGGAAGGACCCCAGCCTGTGGGATGGTATGCCGCGGTACGGTACCGTATCGGCCGTCAACAGCAACCAGGCCAGCGGTATACTCGGCACCCGCAACTGGCAGACGGAGGTCTTCGAGGAAGCCGACAAGATCAACGGCGAGGCATTCCGGAGCCAGGTGTGGGAGCGGAACCTGGCCTGCTTTGCCTGCCCCATCCGCTGCCTGCATTTCGGCCGGGTCAAGCAGGGCCGGTACCAGGGGCTAGAGGCAGTAGGGCCTCAGTACGAGACGGTGTACGCTCTGGGTTCATTGTGCGGTAACGGCGATCCGGCTGCGATCCTGGCGGCTGGCGACCTGTGCAACCGGCTGGGTCTGGACACTATTTCTGCCGGAGTCTGCATTGCCTTCGCCATGGAATGCTACGAGCGGGGCCTGCTGACCGAGTCCGACACCCAGGGGCTGGAACTCCGCTTCGGTAACCGCAGCGCGATCATCGAACTCGTGCAACGCATTGCCTACCGCGACGGGATCGGCGGGCTCCTGGCCGAGGGGGTCAAGAGGGCAGCCGAAGCGGTTGGGCGTGGGGCAGACCGGTTTGCTATCCATGTGAAGGGCCTGGAGCTTGCCGGGCACAGCGTGAGGGGGTACAAGGGTCTGACTCTAGGCTACGCGACCAGCAACCGGGGGGGCAGCCACCAGGACATGCGGCACCTGCCCGAGCGGGCCGGCCAGTTCGACCGTCGTTCGACCACGGGGAAGGCGCAGCTGAATATAGACATCACCGCCACCACGGCCCTGCGAGACTCGTACATCTATTGCGCGATGTTTGAAGGTCTCATCGGGCGGGTGGGCGTGCAGCAGCTCCACGCGGACCTCATCAACGCGGTCACCGGGATGGCGCTGTCCCGCCAGGATCTGTTCACGGTTGCGGAGCGCATCTGGAATCTGGAACGGGCGTTCAACGTACGGGAAGGAAAGACTCGGGCCGATGACACTCTGCCCCGGCGCTTCCTGGAGGAGCCGATCCCGGATGGTTCCTCCCAAGGGATGGTTTCGTCTGAGGAAGAGCTTGCCGGGATGCTGGAGGAGTACTACCAATTGAGGGGGTGGGATCCGACCACCGGCGCACCGACACGAGACAAGCTGGAGGCACTAGGTCTTTCGTGGGTGGCTGATGCCCTCGGTGTTCGCTAATCTCGAGGCAGGTGAGCGCACGTGAGCGGTCTCCGCGGGAGAAGCAGGTCGGTGCTGGGACGCTATAGGGCAGCAGAGCATCTGGGAGAGGTGGCCTTTCTCATTGCGCTCTGTGTTCTGCAAGGCGCGTTCATTAGAGAGTCCCTGACCTTCGAGCCGGTGTCGCGTCGCTTTCCGCTGTTGTTTGCTACCGCAGGTTGTGTGCTGTCTGCTGTACTGCTGGGTGTAAAGCTAGCACGTCCCACCGGCGCGACTGAGCCTAGCGACCGGGCTGCGGAGGGCGTGGCTTGGTACGTGGTGTCGTTGTGTATGGCCGGTTGCCTTTTGGTTGCGTATGTGTTTGGGTTTCTCCCCGCTATCGGGTTATTTGCGTTCCTTCTGCCTGGGGTTTTGGGCGAGCGCAAGGTTAGGATGCGGTTGGCCTATGCTGTTGTGGTTACGGCACTGTTCTGGGCATTCGGGTATGCAATGAGTATTCCGTTGCCCGAAGGCCACCTTGCGCGCTTGATACTTGGCGGGAGTCGGTGAGGAGGAGTGCACGCATGTGGCTGGAGGGGTTTATCTGTGCGCTATCTGCTTATAACTTGCTCTGTCTTCTAGCCGGAACGCTGGTTGGATTAATTGTCGGGGCCCTTCCGGGATTGGGCCCGTTGTTCGGTGTCTCCTTGGCGCTTCCGTTCACCGTGGGCATGCCGCCGGAATCTGCCATCATCCTGTTGTCTGCCATCCACGCTGCTACGGCTTACGGAGATTCGATCGCATCCATTCTGGTCAGGGTCCCCGGCAGCGCAGCCACGGTGGCTGCTTGTTGGGACGGCTACCCGATGACCCAGCAAGGCCGTGGGGCGGTGGCACTTGCGATGTCAGCCCTGGGTTCCTTGTTTGGGGGGTTGGCGGGTTGGATTGCTTTGGTGGTGATTTCCGGTCCGCTGGTGCGTTTGGCCCTTAAGATGCACTCGGCGGAGTATTTTATGGTGGCCCTTGTGGCCCTGTCTCTGTTGGCTGTAGCAGGTTCTGGAAACATGGCCAAAGGGTTGCTGATGGGGTTCTTGGGGCTTTTGTTGTCCACGGTCGGCCAGGATCTTTTTACCGGGGGGTTCAGGTTCACCCTCGGAAGCCCCTATTTGGAAAGCGGCATACCGATGGTTCCTGCTGTGTTGGGGTTGTTCGCAATCAGCCAAGCGCTCGTGCTGGCGGAAGAGGGCGGCACTATAGCGAAGGTGGAGAGAGTCTCGGGTGGTGCCCTTGCTGCCGTGCGCGAGACGGTGAGACATTGGGCTACTGTCATCCGAGGGGCTCTGGTCGGCGTGGTCATGGGGATCTTGCCAGCTTTGGGTCTTTCGAGCGCTAACGTCGTGGCCTACCTTATCGAGAAGAGGGTTTCGCGGGATCCGGAGAGCTTTGGCCGCGGGAATCCGGCTGGGGTATTGGCACCGGAGACGGCTAAGAGCGCGTGTGTTATCGGTGACTTGATCCCCACAGTTACTCTTGGTATCCCGGGGTCTCCAACCACAGCCATCTTTATGGCGGCCCTTATCTTGCATGGGTTGCGGCCGGGGCCCGACTTCTTCCAGGGCAAGTTTCCCTATGTTGTTTTTGCAGGCATCCTGATGGCGCAGTTTGCCTTTTTCATCATCGGCCTGCTCTGTGCGCGGTACCTCGCACGCATTGTGCTATTGCCTAACGCGTATATGGTCCCTACGATCATCGCCTTAAGCCTGATTGGTGCTTACGCGGCTAATTATAGTGTGTACGATATGTGGGTCGCACTTGCCTTCGGCGTTCTCGGGTACGTTATGCAGAAGTACGGGTTTCCGTCAGCGTGTTTGGTTCTGGGGTTTGTGTTGGGCAACATCGCTGAAACCAATTTCGTGCGCGCGCTAATGGTTAATGGGTCGTACGTGGTCTTTGTGACGCGGCCCATATCCCTCGCCCTGTTGCTAATAGCGGTGGTCTCCTTCCTTTCGCCGTGGGTCTCCAGCCTGCGGCAGCGGAGTGACCGCAGCAAAAGCGGCGAGGGTGTCGGGAAAGCATCGCAAAATCATGCCTAGGAGGTGCGTACGATGCGAAAGACGTTGGTGGTCGGTCTCGTGGTAATCGTGGTGTGTGGCGCATTGTTGGTTGGGTGCACGAAGCCACAGGAGCGGTTCCCCAGCAAGAACATCACTTTCCTGATCGGATTTGGTCCCGGCGGTGCGAATGACATGATCACTCGTGCCTTAATTCCAGGCATGAAACAGGCTCTGGGAGTGGACGTTGTGCCTGTGAACCTGCCAGGTGCGGGTGGTGCTGTGGCAGCGAAGAAGTTGGCAAGTGAGCCGGCGGATGGGTACAATATTTTGTTGCTGTCTCAGTCGATAATCCTGACGCAGTATACTGGGCAGGCCGGTATTAAGATGAGTGATTACCAACCCATCATTGGGGTTGCCGAAGATACTTCCGCGATAACTGTGCCCGCTGATGCGCCTTACAACAACATCAATGAGTTCGTCACCTATGCGAAGGCTAATCCCGGCAAAGTCCGTATTGGAAATGCGGGAACGGGGGCCCTTTGGCATATCGCCGCCGCCCTGTTCGCCGACAAGGCAGGCATTGACGTGAAGCACATTCCGTACGAGAGTGGTGCCCAGGCTGCACTGGCCACGGCAGGGAAAGAGATAGAGGCTTGTGCGGTGAGCCCATCCGAAGTCAAGGGGTTGGTCGACGCGGGCAAGCTAAAGATCCTCGCACTCATGAGCGAGTCGAGGTACGACATCGTACCAAACGTGCCCACGTTGAAGGAGGCGGGTATCGACCTCACTTACCGCGTGTGGCGAGGGGTGTTCTGCAAGGCCGGAACGCCGGCAGAGAGAGTTAAGAAGCTTCACGATGCCATCAAGTCTGCCATGGCAGATTCAAGCTTTGTCTCTTCTATGAAAACAGCGGGCATCCCCATTGTGTACCGCTCCACGGATGACTTCGTGGCGCAGGTCAGGAAAGACGACGCACTGCTAAAGGAAACGCTGCAGAAGCTGGGCTTGCTGAAATAGATCAAGGGGGTGCAGTGCATGTCTCTGACCCAAGAGATGAAGCAGTACTTGAAATCCCTGGGCGCGGATCTTGTTGGAGTTGCTCCTGTCGAGCGGTTTGAGGGTGCACCGAGGCGACCTGAGGAGATACTCCCGGGCGCGCGGTCGGTAGTGGTGATTGGCTTGCGCATACCGTTGGCCAGCGTGGACGCTTGGAAGAAGCTGATGAAGTCCTACCAGGTGTACGGCCACGGTTGGCTCAATTTCCACTTGTCGTTCATGGAATACCACCTGGCCCAGTTCCTCGAGGACAGGGGTTATCATGCCTTGCCCCTTTCCTCCCTGGACCCCTATTACGATATGAAAACCTTCATGACCGAGGGGCTTTCGAATCGTCATGCGGCGGTGGCGGCCGGGCTCGGGGAGTTTGGGTGGAACAACCTGTTCCTGTCCCCGCGTTTTGGTCCGCGGGTCCGGCTGACCACCACGATTACCAGCGCTCCCCTCGAAGCTGATCCTATGTATAGCGGCCCACCGTTGTGCTTGAAACAAAGGTGCCTTAAGTGTGTTGAGGAGTGCCCTATGCAGGTGTTCGATCGGCAGGACGGGATACAGGTCACCATCGCCGGGAGAGCGTTCGAGATGTCGCGTTTGGATGGCGAGCGCAAGTACCTTTGCCGCTGGTGTGAGCACGGCTTAACCCGACGCGGTGGCGCACTTACGGAAATCCCCATTCCGGAGGAAAAAACCCCCGAAGCTTATCTGGACGCGTGGGACAAGCGTGATCGGTACCAAAAGCGCCGCCAGGGAATGTTCGGAGGCATTTACTTCTGCGGTCGATGTGTCCACGTCTGCCCGGTGGGCCGCGGTCACCAGGCGCAAGTCGGTTGTCAATAGAGGGGGCGTGTGGCTGGTGATATATGTGCACCACTAAGCTGTCGAGTGCGGGCGCGAAAGAGCCAAGGCTAGCCGAGGGAGCACTATAGAATAGCGTAAGCTCGGCATCGACTATAGAGTTTAGAGGCGAGCCCCCCTGAACCCGGGCAGGAGAAGCGGGTTTCAGGGGGGCAGCATCGCAGGCAGTTGAGAGCATTCCTGTAGGGTTCTTGAGGGAGGTTGACGCATAAAGAAGCCTCCTGGTAAGACTGGGGTGCCAAACCAAACAACAAGGAACCAGGAGGCGAAGAAAGCGGTGGATGCAAGGCCAATCAGCTTGGCGGAGGTGTCGGAGGCGGCGGTGATAGTAGGGGTGGACGTGGCGAAGTACTCGCACTGGGCCAGGGTGATAGATCCGCGGGGCGGTGAACTGGTGAAGCCCGTGCGGTTCGAGAATAGCAGAGTGGGCTTCTCTCGTCTAGACCCGGTGGTCGCTGAGGCTTTGCACGGGCTGGGTCTGGACAAGGTGGTAGTCGGGCTAGAGCCCTCCGGGCACTACTGGAAGCCGCTCGCCCACCACTTCCACTCCCAGGGTGTGCGGGTGGTGCTCGTCAACCCTTATCACGTGAAGCAGAGCAAGGAACTGGACGACAACAGCCACATGAAGAGCGACCGCAAGGATGCCCTGGTGGTGGCCAGTTTGGTGCAGCAGGGCCGGTTCCTGCGCTCGTACTTCCCCGAAGGGGTGTACGCCGATCTGAGGGTGCTGGTAGGCCGGCGGTCTCACCTCAAGCGGTGGCTCAATTCGGCGGCGAACAGGCTTTGGACGAGTACTTCCCGGAGTACGACAGGGTGTTCAAGGACTTGCTGGGGAAGGCCTTCATGTGGGTGCTGCGGCACTGTCCCTTTCCTCAGGATGTGCTGCAGTGCGATCCCGAGGGCCTGGCCACATGCCTCAAGGTGGCGGCGGGGAACCGGGTGGGGATGAAGCGGGTGAGGAGGTTGATGGAGGCTGCGAAGGTGGGCATTGAGGGTGCGAGGAAGAAGCTCTCGTCCTGCCTGGACGAGGTGGAGTTTTACCGGCAGCAGGTGGAGGGTGTAGAGGCCCGGATGGTGGGACTGCTCGACAGATTACCCGAGGCGAAGCGGCCCATGAGCATACGCGGGGTTGGTTCTGTGGTGGCGGCTACGGTGCTGGGCGAGGCGGGGGACTTCCGCAGGTTCGAGAACTGGAAGCAGTTGAGGAAGCTGTCCGGGTACAACCTGGTTGAGCAGAGCTCGGGCCAGAATAAGGGCCAGAGCATGATTTCTAAGCGTGGTCGTCCGGCGCTGCGGCACGTTCTGTACCTGGCGGCCGTGGTGGCCATAGCCAAGAACCGTGATTTTCAGGCCCTCTATGCATCTCTGACCATGCGCCAGCGCAATCCCCTCAAGGGCAAGCAGGCGCTGCTTGTGGTGGCCACCAGGATCCTGCGGGGATCATGTTCGCGCTGGTGAAGGCCGGGCAGAGGTACTGTCCGGGCAAGATGATGAGTCGGTGCCAACAGGAGGTCGTGCAGGCGGCCGCCTGAAGCACGAAGCCCCCGAACAAGTCTTGGGCGGGGGATCTCAGCCTCCCCCATTAGGGCGCCAGGGAACTGTGCGACCCCGTTTGAGAGTAGCTGCACCCCCGCCCGCCTCAAGGAGACAGGACGAAGGAATGTAGGGCTGCCGGGACCCAGCGAGGCATGATAGGGTGGGTCGGAGGCAAGCGTGGCGGGGAGCCGCCTAAGGCTACAAGCAGGGCTACAGGAGAGTGGACGGAAAGCTCGCGACGTGGCGCGGGCAGTGTGCTCCCCTTGGCCGTGAGCTGCGGTGGAACGGCGCTGCTACTTTGTTGGAGAGTTGGCAGGTGGTGGCCAGGGGTTCCTGTGTGATCGGTGGCAGTGCAAAGTCGGTGGATCAGGTCGTGGAGGTGGTGACGGGGTGGCTCGATTTTCGGATGCGCTGTCGGCCCAGTGGGAAAGGTGGCTGCAGGAGGGGGCTCCAGAGCGGCGTGCGGCCATGGTCTGAGGTAGGCGCAGGAGGAACCAGATAGTGGGTGAGTTCATCTTGGGTTCTGGAAGGGTGCTGTCCCGTGATAGGTCTGCCGGCGCTGCCAGCCAGTTGGGTGCGTACGGTGGGTGAGGGGAGGGGAATTACCTTGGATTTGGAGTGGTTGAAGGCACGGCTGGACAAGGACGACTCGCAGGCCCCGTTGCGGATGAAAATCTACGATGCCCTCCGGTTAGGGGTTATCGAGGGCCTGTTGGCGCCTGGAGACGAGCTGACCGAGAGTCAAATAGCGGCCGCCGTGCAGGTGAGCAGGACTCCCATTAGGGAAGCGCTGCAGCGCCTGGAAACCGAGGGCTGGGTCAAGCGCGTCCAGGGCCGGGGGATGGTCGTCACTGACTTCTCTGAGAAAGACGTGCGGGACCTGTACCTCATGCGTAGCGTGCTGGAGGGGCTGGCCGTGACGCTAGCCCTTCCAAACCTTACCGATGACGCCTTAAACCGGCTGAAGTGGATCGTTGACGAGATGGAGCTGCACACCAGCCGCGACAACCGGGAGGCGGTGGCTGCCAAGAACAAAGAATTCCACTGGCGGCTGGTTGAACTCAGCGGCAGCCGACACATCATCGCGGTGCTGAGGTCGGTGTACGAGCAGATCGACCGCGTGCGGGAAAGCTCTCTTTGGGCACCTGGCAGGATGCAGAAGGCTTTCGAAGAACACCTCGCAATTTACCAGGCACTTGCGAAGAGGGATACTGAGCAGGCGGCCGAACTGGTTCGCCGGCACGTTGTGACCGCTGGCGAGGTGCTGGTCGCGCGGATGCGAACGCGCGGGATCAAGCCTGTGGCAGATGCCTGAACCCGAGGGGCAGGGCCTGGGCTGGAGGCGTCTCCTGGGGCGGATACTTGTGTGGCGCGACCCAGGAGCAGTGGTGACGGGTCGGGCGGATGCTCCGGTATATTTGCTGGTGGTGGACGGAGCTGTCCAGTTTCGGGACGCTTCACACCTCTGGGGTCTCACCGCCTCTGCGACAGAGCAGGCCTTCCGCCAGGAACTTGGTGATCAGCGTGTGAGGGTAGCCAGCATTGGTCCGGCGGGAGAAAACGGCGTGCGATATGCATGTGTGATGCATGAAGGCCGGAACGCCAATGGCAGGTGTGGCTTGGGAGCCGTCATGGCTTCCAAGCTCTTAAAGGCAGTGGCTGTGCGGGGCACCGCAAGAGTCGACATGGCTGGCAGGGATGGCGTGTTCGAGATAGCCAGATGGTTTCGCGACCATTACCGGGACAACCCCCTGACCCGAACCCTGCATGATCTGGGCACCGATGGGGCGTTAGGTGGCTTGAATGCCACCGGAGTGCTACCGACCCGTGATTTTTCGGCGGGTAGCTTCGTGGGTTGGGAGGCCCTAACTGGGGAGACGTACGAGAAGCAGTTCGTCGTGGGGCGGTGCGGATGCTATGCCTGCCCGGTGAGGTGTAAGCGGACGGTGCGGCTGGGTGGTGCCGGGGTGGGAGGGCCTGAGTACGAGACCGCTTTCGGATCCAATCTGGGAAGCAGCAACCTGGGCTCCATCGTCGAGATCAACCGACTCTGTAATGGCCTGGGTCTGGATACCATTGCTACAGGAGTGACCTTGGCCCTGGCTACCGAATGCTTCGAGCAGGGTTGATCACAGCGCGCGATACGGGCGGGTTCGAGCTCCGGTTTGGCCGCGTGCCGGCTCGGAAGTTGATGCCGCTCATCGCCCGCCGGGAGGGGTTTGGGGCTGCTGTCGCCGAGGGGGCGGGCGGTTGGCGGAGAAAACCGGAGGGGCGGCACCGTCGCTGGTCGTAGAGGTAAAAGGGCTGGAGGCGGGCATGCACGATCCGCGGGGGAAGGTGAGCGTGCGGCTCGGTTATGCGCTGGCCGCTCATGGGGCCGATCACATGGTGGCGGCGCACGACGTCGTTTTCCTCAAGCAGGGTGCATACCCGCTTGAGCGGATTCTGGCAGACAGAGTCGGCGCCTACTCAGTCACGGTGGTTGGCTATATCGGGTTTGTCCCGGCTGGTCTATCCTTTTGCCCCCTTTTGCCCCAAGTCTCCCTTTCGTTTACCTCGCAGGATTTTTGAGCGCGGCGGGGAATTGCCTGGGTTCAAACGCGCCCGCTTTCGCAGTACGGCTGTTGGGTGGGGCTGGAGTAGCAGCAGGCTACTTTTCGGCAGCCGTAGAGACCGGAAGCCTAATTGGTGTGATGCTTGGCGGGGTGCTCTGGTCTAAGGTGGGTCCCGTGGCTGCATTCATGATCTCGTCGCTCGGATCTGCTTGGGCTATCACCTGTTACACCGTCGCCTGGCCTCGTCACCGCTCTCGGTGTGCACGATCGTGATGGTCGGCGCGGTTCCGGCCTACCCGCGTGCCTCCTCAAGGTAGGCGGATAACCACTAATAAGTGATTATCCGGCGTTCCTGCACCTTGAGCGGAGCAGTTATCCGCCTTGCACGGGGAGCTCGACGACCGTCAGGCTCTCCGGGGTGTTGGCCTACCGACCGCGCCGTCACGACCGCACCCCCCCGCCGGTAGCGGTTCTGCTTGACCGGGCTTGGCTCCTCATGGTGATCTTTGGCACCGGGGATAATTAGCGGGTTTTTGGCCATTGGAGGCAACCGAGCGGACCATTGGCCGGTTGCTATTGACTGCCTGTCCAGGCTGCCTGAAGCTACAGTACGGGGTACGCAAGGTCTCCCCTCCCTGTGATGTGCCTCGCGGAGTTCTTGCTGGCAGTGAACTCAACCGATGCCGACTTGCCCCGGTCGGGGTTGGGCCGATAGAGGGAGCTTGCCCGGGTCCCCGAGAGGGTGTGTGACACAGTCGTTATTGTCCTGTGGCCTTGCCTCCCCATTGATCTGGGTCCTGCGAGAACCACAAGTTGAATGGGTCCCGGGGCGTGGCAGGGGGGAGGACGATGCGCAAGTGGGTGAGGGGCTGGCCTTACTGCCAGTGGCCATCCTGCTGGTGAGCAACTGCCTGGTCATGCGGGCCGGTGGCCTTGCCCTCGAGGAACGCGGGCGAACAGTCCCCGTCACTGCTG comes from the Bacillota bacterium genome and includes:
- a CDS encoding tripartite tricarboxylate transporter substrate binding protein: MRKTLVVGLVVIVVCGALLVGCTKPQERFPSKNITFLIGFGPGGANDMITRALIPGMKQALGVDVVPVNLPGAGGAVAAKKLASEPADGYNILLLSQSIILTQYTGQAGIKMSDYQPIIGVAEDTSAITVPADAPYNNINEFVTYAKANPGKVRIGNAGTGALWHIAAALFADKAGIDVKHIPYESGAQAALATAGKEIEACAVSPSEVKGLVDAGKLKILALMSESRYDIVPNVPTLKEAGIDLTYRVWRGVFCKAGTPAERVKKLHDAIKSAMADSSFVSSMKTAGIPIVYRSTDDFVAQVRKDDALLKETLQKLGLLK
- a CDS encoding GntR family transcriptional regulator, whose translation is MDLEWLKARLDKDDSQAPLRMKIYDALRLGVIEGLLAPGDELTESQIAAAVQVSRTPIREALQRLETEGWVKRVQGRGMVVTDFSEKDVRDLYLMRSVLEGLAVTLALPNLTDDALNRLKWIVDEMELHTSRDNREAVAAKNKEFHWRLVELSGSRHIIAVLRSVYEQIDRVRESSLWAPGRMQKAFEEHLAIYQALAKRDTEQAAELVRRHVVTAGEVLVARMRTRGIKPVADA